The following nucleotide sequence is from Cucumis melo cultivar AY chromosome 1, USDA_Cmelo_AY_1.0, whole genome shotgun sequence.
ATATTAATTCTGATAACCTTTTAAAATAGGAAATTACATTTTTGGTGTTTTAACTTCACATTCAATTAATCTTTTGGAATTTGTCTTGATCAACAATTAAAGATCATTGTCACCCCatccaaaatttaaagaattaGTGTCTCATATGCATGTATATTTGTGTGTCGTGCATGAATAAGTATTAATTAAATAGTAGGATCTAAAGATcaacatattatatatatatataagtcaAAAAAAAGTCTAATTagcatatatatttatatttagttaATTGATTTGAGGTAGtctattgttgttgttattattattactaaaaaaaattgagacgtatatttttataaagaatttaaaagatttgAATCTCAACCCTTAACGTAATTTATACAAAAAGAGACATAATATTGATGTATAGAGCAAAAAATGTCAATTATTGCATCTTTGACCGAAAGGTAAGGCACGttatagaagaaaaaataaattatttggaCTTCGTAACTCGTTTGAataaccattttgttttcttataattaaaaattactcttttcttttttaattttcttacgATGATTTCCATATTTTTACGATGATTTGCATATTTTTAAGAACAAAAGTTAAATTTTTAGCCAACTTTCGAagaaaaacaagtttttaaaaaccattttttaagttgtcttttttttttttttaaagcatAGGTCGAAAGTAGATGAaaagcttaatttttaaaaactaaaaataataatcaaacaTGGCCTTATACATTCCTTTAATTATTAAGAGAACTTTCCTACCATATTTACTATGAACAATTAGTTTTATTCCCATTTCAAACTAgataaaaagagagagaaaaagaaaacaaactaAAGTCATACTTTTACAACACGTAGATAATTGAGTTATCAAAATCCTTTATCTTAATGTGATTTTATTTGGATGAATATTGTTGGTATATTTACATGAAATGAAAAAGGCAACAAATAATATAagataatacaaaataaaataatatcttCAATTTTCTTAATATACATTAATACTTAAAGttgataatatatataaattttctacttaattaaaaataaagttaattattACATTTTTTAACCTCACGACCAACAAGTTATGCTAAACGCAGCATTGATAAATGTTGACATCAAAAGTCAGAAATTTGGAATTAAACAGAAAGTAAGTTTGAAGAAGAGatataataattaatgtgttGTGAACTTATATAGTTATGGtggaaaatagaaaaaataataaagagagagagagagagagagagagattgaggAAACAAAGTAATGAAAATAGTATTAAGAGATCAGTTGGGAGAGGGAAAGAGGGCATTAAACGCACActtgattttgaaaaattaagaaaCATTGATTgaatgtaattaattaaattagcAAATATTAAAGGTGATGGAGTTGAAATGAATGCATTATTATTACTCAAAATTAAGAAATGTTGAATCTAATtttacaatattaaaaaaaaaaaaaaacaacaaacagTGAATgaatgtaaatataataaattaggAATTAAAGAGAGGAAGGAATGAGAAATTAAATGCATAGGTCACGTGTTAAATTATGTTCGCTGTGCATTTATTAAATTATGTTGTTCATGGTGTATTTATTAGATTTAGTTTAGttgtattttgttaaatttagtttaatttgtcATTTGTTGTTCACTATTTATTAGATTTAGTTTTAATATTGGCATCAATGagtttgtaacgacccaactccttatactgaatcgaagtcattaccaaatatagaacaagtggtttaagtcataaaaaaaatttcaaaacgcatacggtttaagaaattttatttataaaatttaaacaaggtagtcatgcaaaaatgtaaaagcgttctgaaatcctactcgggccctatctatataaaagatggtaagtgatgaaaagtactcaagttcaaatgcgaaaatctgaaataagaataagcggaagcggtagtccctatggccctccacggtctcacttcgggtcgctcgccagcttgcccttgcccttgccccgtcctctacctgaaaacataaaacgaagagagtgagtacaaaaatactcagtaagggacccactactagtcccactaggtgcctgttaacttcctgttagagtcctgataactggtacccaatctctggcacgttcccgaacacgtgcaatcatgcgctcccgtaggaacgtaactctggtcttcggtgccccgggggacatctaggacagtcgggatgcgaggaccccgtcgagtcactcgagtcatatctatatccatgctagactggcgtcccgtcggaccacacagttctcaataggtggtgatcccgaaggacacccatgcaggtacgactctaacagatcaagctaacaggtaccctaattgcagtatacatacacatggcatcagcatataacatatcatataaatcatctctgccctctccgtctcgacattcgtcgtgtagctataacagctctcgccacacataacaggctatagtataaccataccgtcatttacatcatactaacattgatttcaggcatcgtaccgtccaatcctcaacatgcaaaattggagtatacatcatctcatatttctaagcatggagctagtagtagaatctcttacctggagatttacttgacgagtcctaaccgcgaggcagtacgctttccaagcgacgaggtcctaacctagaaggagattgcagtgctcaagcccctactgaagaaatcccccgctgcagcagttacttggtccaagacgtcccaaaaattaggtggaaggagccaaattagtcctggcggctcggctggaagaggacagggaccggctcggcttggcgcaggcgcggctcggctcggcacagggattacgcgtgcggctcggcttgcaacaggagggagacgcggctcggctacgcagaagcgcgcggcgccgcttcacacgcggacgcggctcgcgcacgggtgcacgcgggcgcgggtcgggttccggaaggtggcgcgcgtcggttcgggtcgcggggcgggtcttcggtcggatctttgcgcgcgaggcgtcggcttccggatttcgggtggcgcggcggctgctggtggtccggctaccgcggcttcgctcggcgacggctacagacttgcgtttcggctgcgcttgcgtcggatcgaagcggcgcgactcagctggctgacgggttggctgcagacgcgcgaaggtggcttcgactcggcttcggcgtgcgagagacggctgctccgacggacgctcggctgctgGATCGGCTTGGgcgattcttccgacgcggctggaagctcggcgacggctcggtttcggctgtaggctcggctgcgctgctgaacagagaggggagatgcttggcggctcgggttcgcggcggcggcggcggcggcggcgtgcggcggctagggtttcaaaaaaaaaaattcctttttcttttttttcttttcccctctttctttctttgattgatttgattttttttttctttctcttcctctttacgcacgagtcccaaggcccttttataaaaaaaaaatgactcttttctttcccaaaacaacccctcctctctctctctccaaatctcaccaaaacaaccaactttagtttaatatgggctttcctaattatttccaacaaaataaaattaaaataataagataaataaataaatggaaaaatgatacttattatcctaaacaaatGAGGATTCCCAACTTTAATTACTCAAGAAAAtccaaatggtaaggttcttccaataaatctaaaatttccaTAACCCCGCTTAACATTAATGACAATGGACAAAACCCAAAAGAGATAtcgaattgttgggcgttacaatcttccctcctaaaaaaaactttcgtcctcgaaagttctaatcctcgaacagctcggggtactgggctctcatatcctcttctttctcccacgtggcctcttccactccatggttctgccaaaggattttgaccagtggaatttctcgactgcgaagcttcttgacctcccttgccaagacctcgacaggctgctcctcgtagctcaagttctcgctaatctgcagtggttcgaagtccaccacatgtgttgggtctgcgacatatttcctcagcatggagatatggaatacgtcgtgcactgcagcaaaagatgggggtagcgccaagcggtaagccacggggccaatccgctccaatatctcgaacggccctacgaagcgtggactcagcttccccttcttcgcgaacctcagaacacccttcatgggtgcaaccttcagaaagaccatatctcccacttcaaactcgaggtccttacgtcgtacatcagcgtaactcttctgtctgctctgggctgtcagcatacgagctcggatcttctgtatggctgcgttggtcgtctgcactaactcggggcctagcatcctctgctctccaacctcgccccagcagacaggggatctacagcacttgccatacagagcctcgaacggtgccataccgatggtagcctggtagctgttgttataggcaaactccatcagatgcagatgggagtcccaacttcctgaaaactctagtacgcaggctcgcagcatgtcttccaaaatctggttcaatctctctgtctgaccatcagtctgagggtggaatgccgtgctgaagtccaacctcgtacctaatgcaagttgaagtcctttccagaacttcgatgtgaaacgggcgtctctgtctgaaatgatggatacgggtactccatgaagtctcacaatctctgtcatatatagctgcccccacttactggcagtgtaagtggatttccctggcacgaaatgggccgacttcgtgagtctgtcgaccacaacccagatcaccgtgtagccccttagggtcttgggcagtcccgtaataaaatccatcgacacactctcccacttccactctggcacactcaagggttgcaacaaccctgctggatgctgcctaggtgccttcacctgctggcacaccaagcatctactgacaaagtctgccacatccctcttcatgcccctccaccaatagacactccttaagtcctggtacatcttcgtactcccagggtgcatggtaaacggggaactgtgggcctcagtcaaaagctccgtcttaactgcgctgtcttccggcacacacaggcgtccctcaaacataaggccaccgtcagaggatatggagaagtcttcaccttcctctgtctctaccacgcgacgcttctctgccaagtaaggatcattcagctgagcagcaatgatcttttgcctcaaggttggctgaactggcaactgagccaactgtgcggtaacctcgcctactgagactgcaatctcggctctctcaaaatctctgagtaagggggtctgcttggtgattagcgctgctgaatgtgccactttcctactcagcgcgtcagccactacatttgctttgcctgggtggtataggatctcgcagtcgtagtctttcaccaactcgagccacctcctctgcctcatgttcaactccttctgagtgaagaagtacttcaggctcttatggtcggtgtaaatctgaatcttctcaccgtacagatagtgcctccatatcttcagtgcaaagactacagctgccaactccaagtcatgggtagggtagttctgctcatggatcttcaactggcgggaggcataagtaactaccttaccttgctgcatcaggacacagcccagtcccttcttggaggcgtcactatagattacaaagtttcccgaaccatcgggcactgtcaggaccggtgcagtcactagcttctgtttgagctcctgaaagctcctctcgcatgctgggctccagacaaaaggggttccctttctggtcaactgggtcaacgggctggctatacgtgagaagtcttccacgaacctcctgtagtaacctgccaagcccagaaaacttcgaatttcactaaccgtggacggtcgagtccagttggtcaccgcttcaatctttgcgggatctactgaaactccctcactggaaaccacgtggccaagaaacgtcaccttccttaaccagaattcacacttggagaacttggcatacaacttgttggctcgaagggtctccaaaacctggtgtaagtgctcctcgtgctcagcctcagtttttgagtaaatgaggatgtcgtcaatgaagactatgacgaacgagtctagaaagtccttaaacaccctgttcatcaaatccatgaatactgcaggagcgttagtcaggccgaaagacatcacaacgaactcgtaatgtccgtacctcgatcgaaaggccgtcttgggaatgtcaccgtccctaatccttaactggtgatagcctgatcgcaggtcgatcttggaaaagacagtggctccctgcaactgatcgaacaggtcgtcaatcctgggcaaggggtagcggtttttgactgtcaccttgttcagctctcggtagtcaatacaaaggcgcatcgacccatccttcttcttcacgaacaatactggggctccccaaggcgacacactgggccggatgaagcctttgtccagcaactcctgtaactggaccttcaactcctttagctcggctggagccattctgtaaggggccctcgagataggggcagtgcccggctctaactcgatggcgaagtctacttctctgggaggcggaagtcctggaagttcgtctgggaaaacgtcggggtactcccttaccactggttcggaagatagggaaacttctggctctctcacatccactacgcttgccaagatgccccaagttccctggctgagtagtttactagccttcatggctgagatgaccttgggtatacataccatgcctgcccccctgaatttgaagctagcctcggagggagggttaaagacaacttccttgccaaaacagtctatatttgcatggttggctgacagccaatccatgcctagtatcacgtcaaagtcctgcatgtctaacactagtaaggtcacgtctaacatacgattcgctatctctacccgacatgcctttatttgttctttggacaacaggacctccccagatggagtagaaaccgacaaaacactacccaaaggctctacctccaaacccacatgctgaacgaaaacggaggatataaacgagtgggatgacccagagtcaaatagcacaaaagcataatgccccaaaattgggagcgtacctgtcaccactgtgccagctcgctcggcctcctgccgggtggtggcgaaaactctcccctgctgggacgcagaaggctggggcggtgtcgtctcaaagggtttccgaggacacacatcagcagtgtgccccggttgtctacatctgaagcagactccacttccagctaagcaacgacctccgtggactctcccgcaggtagtacaagcgggtagctctctcagagtcctcccggctgctgcaagctcccgtcggtgtctctggaagacacctcctgacctcagtgttcgctgcggtgctacgtcaggctgcgtctcaacctttctcttctgtcccaaggctgaccctctgccggcagccttagacggatcggctctctcaggcaggctcaaatccagtgctatacgtagtgcatcagcatgcgtggctgggcggagggctctgacaatgccctgaaggtctagcctgagtcctctaacgaatttctccgtcctggcagcctcatcccttaccatatcgggagcaaagcgggacagcatatcgaactcagcgtcgtactgctccaccgtcatgtcgccttgctccaagtttaggaactcttgcagcttggcgtgcttcacattggcagagaagaacttagcatagaagttctccttgaactgctcccaagttattttgctgacatcgccccccagcattctctcagcggtctcccaccaggcggtgcccctgtcctccaagaagaagactgcacactgcaccttctggtcttctgggcacttcatgtaccggaaaatagtctctatggacgtcaaccacatttgggcctttgtggggttgtccatggatccgtcaaaggtcttgggat
It contains:
- the LOC127149470 gene encoding uncharacterized protein LOC127149470, with amino-acid sequence MDNPTKAQMWLTSIETIFRYMKCPEDQKVQCAVFFLEDRGTAWWETAERMLGGDVSKITWEQFKENFYAKFFSANVKHAKLQEFLNLEQGDMTVEQYDAEFDMLSRFAPDMVRDEAARTEKFVRGLRLDLQGIVRALRPATHADALRIALDLSLPERADPSKAAGRGSALGQKRKVETQPDVAPQRTLRSGGVFQRHRRELAAAGRTLRELPACTTCGRVHGGRCLAGSGVCFRCRQPGHTADVCPRKPFETTPPQPSASQQGRVFATTRQEAERAGTVVTGRGRGKGKGKLASDPK